The Virgibacillus sp. MSP4-1 genome has a segment encoding these proteins:
- a CDS encoding R2-like ligand-binding oxidase, with translation MAHESFQTVDGELNWNSPMYRLYEKAKKNGKWNPADIDFSQDKVDFESMTEDEKITSMPLVASFSAGEEAVTLDILPMVYAMARQGRLEDTMFLTTFMFDEAKHTEMFSRWQSYIGVGEMELSVFHSDSYKRIFYEALPESMERLNVDDSPQAVIRAATVYNMVVEGILAESGYHSFREIFKKAELLPGILQGIDYLNQDEGRHLQFGIYTIQRLCAGNDNHLKVFHDFMDELWPDAYGVVEYLTSLYDVQMAQDWTNSSLDFDSDAMRKYAKRQFDIRKKQVDRVKNFNNAQELDEHLVKAEPV, from the coding sequence GTGGCACATGAATCCTTTCAAACGGTTGATGGAGAATTAAATTGGAATTCCCCAATGTACAGACTTTATGAGAAAGCTAAAAAGAATGGGAAATGGAACCCGGCAGATATTGATTTCAGTCAGGATAAAGTCGATTTTGAAAGTATGACGGAAGATGAAAAAATAACATCTATGCCGCTTGTTGCTTCCTTTTCTGCAGGTGAGGAAGCCGTTACACTGGATATCCTCCCGATGGTATATGCCATGGCCAGACAGGGGCGACTGGAGGATACCATGTTTTTAACCACATTTATGTTTGATGAGGCCAAACATACTGAAATGTTTTCCAGATGGCAAAGTTATATTGGAGTAGGTGAGATGGAGCTGTCTGTTTTCCATAGTGACAGCTACAAACGAATTTTCTATGAAGCCCTTCCGGAATCTATGGAACGTTTGAACGTTGATGACTCACCTCAAGCTGTTATTCGTGCAGCAACGGTTTACAATATGGTTGTTGAAGGCATCTTAGCAGAGTCAGGATACCACTCCTTCCGTGAAATCTTCAAAAAAGCAGAATTACTGCCCGGAATTTTACAAGGAATTGATTACCTCAATCAGGATGAAGGACGACATCTACAATTTGGAATTTATACGATTCAGCGGTTATGTGCCGGCAATGATAATCATTTAAAAGTGTTTCATGATTTTATGGATGAATTATGGCCGGATGCATATGGAGTTGTCGAATATCTCACATCCTTATATGATGTCCAAATGGCCCAGGATTGGACCAATTCATCGCTGGATTTTGACTCTGATGCGATGAGAAAGTATGCAAAGCGCCAATTTGACATACGGAAAAAGCAAGTCGATCGCGTAAAGAACTTTAATAATGCTCAGGAGCTGGATGAACATCTGGTCAAGGCAGAGCCTGTTTGA
- a CDS encoding SCP2 sterol-binding domain-containing protein, with protein sequence MPKNYVKPSMQEVFQIIDAAVKTDPEVTKGKEGVYQFNIKDEDEGTYQLIIDENGPRAVEGAEQDPQVTLTLKADNFRDLVAGNLNPTAAFMGGKLKIKGNMGLALKLQTVLNSFEF encoded by the coding sequence ATGCCTAAAAATTATGTAAAACCAAGCATGCAGGAGGTTTTTCAGATTATCGATGCCGCAGTCAAAACCGATCCAGAGGTGACGAAAGGAAAGGAAGGTGTGTACCAATTTAATATTAAGGATGAAGACGAGGGGACCTATCAGTTGATTATTGATGAAAATGGTCCGCGAGCAGTAGAAGGTGCAGAGCAGGATCCTCAAGTTACCCTTACATTAAAAGCGGATAATTTCAGGGACCTTGTTGCTGGCAACTTAAACCCGACAGCTGCATTTATGGGAGGCAAGTTAAAGATTAAAGGGAATATGGGTCTCGCACTTAAACTGCAAACCGTACTTAATTCATTTGAATTTTAA
- a CDS encoding thiolase family protein: MREAVIVDAVRTATGRKNGSLSQTHPVDLLTPVLKELVNRNGVNAGDVEDVVTGCVTMTDEQGGNIGRMAVLAAGFPVDVPAFSLNRMCGSSQQAIHNAAQSILAGDTDITIACGVENMSRVPMGSDMGGFSDDLINQYNVVPQGFSAEMIAQQWQIPREELDEFSLQSHEKAAKATEEGKFDREILPLEVKTDKGKENFDRDEGIRTDTSLQKLAELTPSFQPDNGVVTAGNSSQISDGASGVLLMSREKAEELGVKPRARVLARAVVGVDPVIMLTGVIPATKKVLNKAGLTIDQMDVIEINEAFASVVKAWERELKPDMSKVNPRGGAIALGHPLGASGARIATTLLHSLEDSGGKYGLQVMCIGFGMATATIIERL, translated from the coding sequence ATGCGTGAAGCCGTAATTGTTGATGCTGTCCGGACAGCAACGGGCAGAAAAAATGGATCTTTATCTCAAACCCATCCGGTTGATTTACTGACTCCGGTATTGAAAGAACTGGTCAATCGAAATGGTGTGAATGCAGGAGATGTTGAAGATGTGGTTACAGGCTGTGTAACGATGACGGATGAACAGGGAGGAAATATTGGCCGTATGGCGGTGCTTGCCGCTGGTTTTCCGGTAGATGTACCAGCATTTTCGCTGAATCGAATGTGTGGATCCAGTCAGCAGGCGATTCATAATGCCGCGCAATCCATATTGGCTGGTGATACAGATATAACCATAGCCTGTGGAGTGGAAAATATGTCGCGAGTTCCCATGGGTAGTGATATGGGAGGATTCAGTGATGATCTGATTAACCAGTATAATGTAGTCCCTCAAGGTTTTTCTGCTGAAATGATTGCCCAGCAATGGCAGATCCCGAGAGAAGAACTGGATGAATTCTCACTTCAAAGTCATGAAAAAGCTGCAAAAGCAACAGAGGAAGGAAAATTTGACCGGGAAATACTGCCTTTAGAAGTGAAGACAGATAAAGGTAAGGAAAATTTTGATAGAGATGAGGGGATTCGGACCGATACGTCATTGCAAAAGCTGGCGGAATTAACACCGTCCTTCCAACCGGATAACGGTGTTGTAACAGCGGGGAATTCCAGCCAAATAAGTGACGGAGCATCGGGTGTTTTACTGATGTCACGGGAGAAAGCAGAGGAATTAGGCGTGAAACCGCGAGCCAGGGTGCTTGCACGTGCTGTTGTTGGCGTTGATCCTGTTATAATGCTTACCGGAGTTATACCGGCAACGAAGAAAGTACTCAATAAAGCAGGCTTAACCATTGATCAGATGGATGTCATTGAGATTAATGAGGCTTTTGCTTCTGTTGTGAAAGCCTGGGAAAGAGAACTTAAACCGGATATGAGCAAAGTTAATCCGCGCGGTGGTGCAATTGCACTTGGCCATCCTTTGGGTGCAAGTGGAGCTCGAATTGCTACAACGTTACTCCACTCACTTGAAGATTCAGGTGGAAAATATGGGCTGCAAGTCATGTGCATTGGATTTGGTATGGCAACAGCCACCATCATCGAGCGTTTATAA
- a CDS encoding SDR family NAD(P)-dependent oxidoreductase encodes MSSWNELLKGKVAVVTGASRGLGRADALALAEAGADVVITDILIETDEENEQEAEKYGPIAQVMQSTKVMYADKTAKEIQEMGRRSFAIKMDVTDKEQVKEVFEKIKDEFGRIDILVNNAGTLDHVSQIEDQNDDFWERDLSVNLTGAYNCTKTVWPYMKEQGSGKVINMSSVAGTLGGFGQASYSATKGGLLSFTKSMALEGARYGINVNAIVPGIIGTEAFHMANPKMNERMINRTAFKRPGEPEDIANAITFLASDKANYITGVGLNVSGGIELFTF; translated from the coding sequence ATGTCATCATGGAATGAATTGTTAAAAGGAAAAGTAGCAGTCGTGACAGGAGCTTCACGCGGCTTAGGGCGGGCAGATGCCCTGGCTCTCGCAGAAGCAGGAGCTGATGTTGTCATCACAGATATCCTGATTGAAACGGATGAAGAGAACGAGCAGGAAGCTGAAAAATATGGTCCAATTGCACAGGTAATGCAGAGTACAAAGGTCATGTATGCAGATAAAACGGCAAAAGAAATTCAGGAGATGGGGAGAAGATCTTTTGCCATCAAAATGGATGTTACAGATAAAGAACAAGTAAAGGAAGTATTTGAAAAAATTAAAGATGAATTTGGCCGTATTGACATTTTAGTTAATAATGCGGGTACTTTGGATCATGTTTCCCAGATTGAGGATCAGAATGACGATTTCTGGGAGCGGGATTTAAGTGTGAACTTAACCGGGGCTTATAATTGTACGAAGACAGTTTGGCCATATATGAAAGAACAGGGAAGTGGAAAAGTTATTAACATGTCCTCTGTTGCAGGTACATTAGGAGGCTTTGGTCAGGCCAGCTATTCCGCCACAAAAGGAGGTCTTCTGAGTTTTACAAAATCAATGGCCCTGGAGGGAGCAAGGTATGGAATTAACGTAAATGCGATCGTTCCGGGAATTATTGGTACAGAGGCTTTTCATATGGCGAATCCAAAAATGAATGAACGGATGATTAATCGTACGGCCTTTAAACGTCCAGGCGAACCGGAAGATATTGCGAATGCCATCACGTTTTTGGCTTCAGATAAAGCCAACTATATTACAGGAGTTGGCTTGAATGTGTCAGGAGGTATCGAGCTGTTTACCTTTTAA
- a CDS encoding enoyl-CoA hydratase/isomerase family protein, whose translation MSYQTIEIEKRDKGVTWVTIDNPPVNAIGEGLMQDLDAVVEELTNDESVRVVVLTSRHEKIFLAGADLKGMIQNSGDFAEEENAIEKQSARMQACFHRIASMPKPVIAAINGHALGGGCELAMACDFRMMGKGRIGLTEVSLGIIPGAGGTQRMVQLLGRAKATELIFTAKQLEAEEAVDVGLITRAVDPEKLEAETQAFAETLAEGAIHAMGLAKRAMNAADGPVEKGLEVEAKAFADTFLTEEPGIGLAAFFQKEKPQFV comes from the coding sequence ATGTCCTATCAAACCATTGAAATCGAAAAACGGGATAAAGGAGTGACTTGGGTAACCATAGACAATCCCCCAGTCAATGCAATAGGTGAGGGATTAATGCAGGACCTTGATGCAGTGGTGGAAGAGTTAACAAACGATGAATCGGTTCGAGTGGTCGTCCTTACTTCCCGCCATGAGAAAATCTTTTTGGCTGGAGCAGATCTGAAAGGAATGATTCAAAATAGCGGTGATTTCGCTGAAGAGGAAAATGCGATAGAAAAGCAAAGTGCACGTATGCAGGCTTGTTTTCATCGTATTGCATCCATGCCAAAACCCGTCATTGCGGCCATTAATGGTCATGCTTTAGGAGGCGGCTGTGAACTGGCCATGGCCTGTGATTTTCGAATGATGGGGAAAGGCAGAATTGGTTTAACAGAGGTTTCTTTGGGAATTATTCCTGGAGCCGGGGGAACTCAACGAATGGTTCAGCTTCTGGGCCGGGCCAAAGCGACCGAGTTAATTTTTACTGCAAAACAATTAGAAGCAGAGGAAGCTGTGGACGTTGGCCTGATTACTCGTGCGGTGGATCCGGAAAAGCTGGAAGCTGAAACCCAAGCTTTTGCAGAAACACTTGCAGAAGGTGCTATCCATGCAATGGGGCTTGCTAAGCGGGCCATGAATGCAGCAGATGGACCGGTTGAAAAAGGGCTGGAAGTGGAAGCAAAAGCTTTCGCCGATACCTTTTTAACGGAAGAACCAGGAATAGGCCTTGCAGCATTCTTCCAAAAAGAAAAACCACAATTTGTTTAG
- a CDS encoding acyl-CoA dehydrogenase family protein — translation MISFELSEQQKQIKEMTHWFAKNEIRPIAMEADKLGRVPDEWLDNVNKMGIHLNTSSFGGGGKSDRKDKKEREGNRMGVLATEEMAWGDPAITLSLPGAGLGGPPVQSSGTPEQQERFLSIFTKDKPRWGAYALTEPEAGSDASGVKTTARKVDGGYILNGQKIFITNGGRASWVVVFATVDPSLGRAGQRAFVVEKGTPGYSCTKLVKKMGLRANETAELLFEDCFVPDENLLGGEELYEASGSKPSGFQVAMKTFDSTRPIVASMAIGIARAAYEYTLDFVRREYPKSGEMFRMASETLAEAEQDIAAARLLTWEAAWKADQGLPNAKEAAMCKAYSGQISLDVCSKCLEILGPTGLNHHLVEKLYRDVKIFDIFEGTNQIQHLVVARRQYAPYEIRV, via the coding sequence GTGATTTCATTTGAACTATCAGAACAGCAAAAACAAATTAAAGAAATGACTCACTGGTTTGCAAAAAATGAAATTCGTCCGATCGCCATGGAGGCGGATAAATTAGGAAGGGTTCCGGATGAGTGGCTGGATAATGTAAACAAAATGGGCATACACCTGAATACCTCCTCATTTGGTGGTGGAGGAAAGTCCGATAGAAAGGATAAAAAGGAGCGGGAAGGAAATCGGATGGGAGTTCTTGCTACCGAGGAGATGGCCTGGGGCGATCCTGCCATCACATTATCTTTACCAGGAGCAGGGCTTGGCGGACCACCAGTTCAAAGCAGCGGGACCCCGGAACAGCAGGAACGCTTCTTATCGATTTTTACAAAGGATAAACCACGGTGGGGGGCCTATGCATTAACAGAGCCTGAGGCAGGTTCGGATGCATCAGGAGTAAAAACAACAGCGAGAAAGGTTGATGGGGGTTATATACTTAACGGACAGAAAATATTTATTACAAACGGCGGTCGCGCTTCCTGGGTAGTGGTGTTTGCTACAGTGGATCCTTCATTGGGCCGTGCTGGTCAGCGTGCATTTGTCGTTGAAAAAGGTACACCAGGATACAGCTGTACAAAGCTGGTGAAAAAAATGGGTCTGCGAGCAAACGAAACAGCTGAGCTTCTCTTTGAAGACTGCTTTGTCCCCGATGAAAATCTTCTTGGAGGAGAGGAGCTTTATGAAGCCAGTGGCAGCAAACCGTCCGGATTCCAGGTGGCGATGAAAACGTTTGACAGCACAAGGCCCATTGTTGCTTCCATGGCCATTGGAATTGCACGTGCAGCCTATGAATATACCCTTGATTTTGTTAGACGGGAATATCCAAAAAGCGGAGAGATGTTCCGTATGGCTTCGGAAACATTGGCGGAAGCTGAGCAGGATATTGCGGCAGCCCGGCTTCTGACATGGGAAGCTGCCTGGAAAGCCGATCAGGGACTACCGAATGCAAAAGAAGCAGCGATGTGCAAAGCTTATTCGGGACAAATTTCATTAGACGTATGCTCTAAATGTCTGGAGATTTTAGGCCCAACCGGATTAAATCATCATCTGGTTGAAAAACTTTACCGGGATGTAAAGATTTTTGACATTTTTGAAGGAACAAACCAGATTCAGCATTTAGTTGTCGCACGCAGACAATATGCACCATATGAAATTCGGGTTTAA
- a CDS encoding acyl-CoA dehydrogenase family protein has product MISFRPNEDEESFVDVARGLAKEKIRPVAREIEQNGKVNQKLVQEIRELGLLSLELTENWEGLELPLISQVQIWQALAYGDLDTVQGLSDAGDAASFIRLIPDHPVLESFKKTIVEEGAAVSFLDLEHQLFSNLNAGNEGTEYLLNGTSEPVRSAQFADYVLIGAKDSGGESVLLWLNKQEHPWMAEEGDYRLGLLASGLAKIKFQNVRVSSDHVLAKGEEAEKLIKAGRTRIRILQAAKEVGLMEAALDYATEYTAGRKAFGKEIAKFQGVSFRVAEMAMETRAANHLVWEAALKADEEDESADGYSLRALYRAHRSLRFVTDSAVQLLGGHGYVQEYPVEKWMRDAQAQVALYGREKQMLTKRGEQLIKGEKEAAMS; this is encoded by the coding sequence GTGATCTCATTTCGTCCTAATGAAGATGAAGAATCATTCGTGGATGTGGCTCGAGGACTTGCTAAAGAAAAAATCCGTCCAGTGGCCAGAGAGATTGAGCAAAACGGTAAGGTGAATCAGAAATTAGTTCAGGAAATACGGGAACTGGGACTTTTATCCCTTGAATTAACTGAAAATTGGGAAGGTTTAGAGTTGCCATTGATTTCTCAGGTGCAAATTTGGCAGGCGCTGGCCTATGGAGATCTGGATACTGTTCAAGGTCTGTCTGACGCAGGAGATGCTGCTTCTTTTATCCGTTTAATACCGGATCACCCCGTTCTTGAATCCTTTAAAAAGACAATTGTCGAGGAAGGTGCTGCCGTTTCATTTTTAGATCTTGAACATCAATTATTCTCAAATTTAAACGCAGGCAATGAAGGAACAGAGTATCTTCTTAATGGAACGTCCGAACCAGTGCGATCAGCACAATTTGCTGACTATGTACTGATAGGTGCCAAAGATTCAGGAGGAGAATCTGTTCTTTTATGGTTGAATAAACAGGAACACCCATGGATGGCAGAAGAAGGGGACTACCGGTTAGGTCTGCTTGCTTCCGGACTTGCTAAAATAAAATTTCAGAATGTTCGTGTTTCCTCAGACCATGTACTGGCAAAAGGAGAGGAAGCGGAAAAGCTAATAAAAGCGGGACGAACGAGAATCCGAATCTTACAGGCAGCTAAAGAAGTGGGGCTCATGGAGGCAGCTCTCGATTATGCAACAGAGTATACCGCGGGCAGAAAAGCATTTGGAAAAGAAATAGCCAAGTTCCAGGGGGTCTCATTCCGTGTAGCTGAAATGGCGATGGAGACAAGAGCAGCCAATCATCTCGTATGGGAGGCCGCATTAAAAGCAGATGAAGAGGACGAGAGTGCTGACGGCTACAGTTTACGTGCGCTTTATCGAGCTCACAGATCTCTTCGTTTTGTGACCGATTCGGCTGTTCAACTGCTTGGGGGACATGGATATGTTCAGGAATATCCGGTGGAAAAATGGATGCGTGATGCCCAGGCACAAGTGGCCTTATACGGTCGCGAAAAACAAATGCTCACCAAGAGGGGAGAACAACTAATAAAGGGAGAAAAGGAGGCAGCCATGTCGTGA
- a CDS encoding SCP2 sterol-binding domain-containing protein, whose translation MSEVKGIFEEINTALKEDPSYVEGVNAVYQFDLEGEEPYQLVLRGDDSYAKQGTDEEADCTLKMNTDDFKALSEGNLNGTQAFMSGRLKIKGNMGLALKLQDILSSYKAASK comes from the coding sequence ATGTCAGAAGTAAAAGGAATATTTGAGGAAATTAACACAGCTTTAAAAGAGGATCCAAGTTATGTAGAAGGAGTCAATGCCGTTTATCAATTTGACCTGGAGGGTGAAGAACCTTATCAACTTGTTTTGCGTGGGGATGACAGCTATGCAAAACAGGGAACGGATGAAGAGGCTGATTGTACTCTTAAAATGAATACGGATGATTTTAAAGCGCTGTCTGAAGGCAATTTAAATGGCACACAGGCCTTTATGAGTGGAAGGCTGAAAATCAAAGGAAATATGGGGCTTGCCCTGAAACTTCAGGATATTCTATCGTCCTATAAAGCAGCATCTAAATAA
- a CDS encoding MBL fold metallo-hydrolase, which translates to MKVVKDKDLCSIKIPVHPFFRKMSVYCYFVDGLLIDTGPKIQKRKLSRIYQSLDIQTVALTHHHDDHTGMVSWLDEQLSPRIFAHERTNLSVDTEIYTGEIQTPNHQFITIPTPAHTPDHVCLLEPDRGWLFSGDMYITPYPKVFLKNESVSSYICSLKELKKLDFTSLYGGHEGLIPNGREMIAEKLKYLESTRKEVVRLHQLGYKDREIVKRIFPRKVRLELVTFGLFSRLNFIRSCYSE; encoded by the coding sequence ATGAAGGTTGTTAAAGACAAGGACTTATGCAGCATTAAAATTCCTGTACATCCTTTCTTTCGGAAAATGTCCGTATACTGTTATTTTGTGGATGGTTTATTAATTGACACAGGACCGAAAATTCAAAAGCGTAAACTATCCCGTATATATCAGTCATTGGATATACAGACAGTCGCTCTCACCCATCATCATGATGACCACACGGGAATGGTATCCTGGCTGGATGAACAACTGTCCCCGAGGATATTTGCCCACGAAAGAACGAATCTCTCCGTGGATACAGAGATCTATACCGGGGAGATTCAAACCCCCAATCACCAATTTATTACGATACCCACACCTGCTCATACACCTGATCATGTGTGTCTGCTTGAGCCTGACCGGGGATGGCTCTTTTCGGGGGATATGTACATTACTCCTTATCCAAAAGTATTTTTAAAGAATGAATCGGTTTCCTCTTATATATGTTCATTGAAGGAGTTGAAGAAGCTTGATTTTACTTCTTTATATGGAGGACATGAAGGTTTGATTCCTAATGGTCGGGAAATGATTGCAGAAAAACTGAAATATCTGGAAAGTACCAGGAAGGAAGTTGTTCGTTTACATCAGTTAGGATATAAAGACCGTGAAATTGTAAAAAGGATTTTTCCTCGTAAAGTACGATTGGAGCTTGTCACATTCGGTCTATTTTCAAGACTTAATTTCATCAGGTCCTGTTACTCTGAATAG
- the spo0A gene encoding sporulation transcription factor Spo0A, protein MEKVNVCLADDNRELVQLLEDYFSDQTEIDVIGTAFNGKECLEVIEDKEPDVLILDIIMPHVDGLAVLTKMRELNNEKLPKVIMLTAFGQEEVTKKAVDLGASYFILKPFDLEHLKEQVLQVAGRPAVVKNTHPAMSQTTQTVNNRVDLDSSITNIIHEIGVPAHIKGYMYLRTAISMVYHDIELLGSITKVLYPDIAKQFNTTASRVERAIRHAIEVAWNRGNVDSISKLFGYTVNMSKAKPTNSEFIAMVADRLRLEHKVS, encoded by the coding sequence GTGGAGAAGGTTAATGTTTGTTTAGCAGATGATAACAGAGAGCTTGTTCAATTATTAGAGGATTATTTCAGCGACCAGACTGAAATTGATGTGATAGGAACAGCTTTTAACGGTAAAGAATGCCTGGAAGTCATTGAGGATAAGGAGCCTGACGTACTTATATTAGATATTATTATGCCCCACGTTGATGGTTTAGCTGTTCTGACTAAAATGAGGGAGCTTAACAATGAAAAGCTGCCAAAAGTGATTATGCTTACCGCCTTTGGACAGGAAGAGGTTACAAAGAAAGCCGTAGATTTGGGAGCATCTTATTTTATTCTGAAACCTTTCGATCTGGAACATTTAAAAGAGCAGGTTTTACAAGTGGCTGGCAGACCTGCTGTTGTTAAAAATACTCACCCGGCTATGTCACAGACGACACAAACTGTTAATAACAGGGTAGATCTGGATTCCAGTATTACGAATATTATTCATGAAATTGGCGTACCTGCACATATAAAAGGCTATATGTATTTACGTACAGCTATTTCAATGGTCTATCATGATATCGAATTATTAGGCTCTATTACAAAAGTACTTTATCCTGATATAGCTAAGCAGTTTAATACAACAGCTTCCCGTGTGGAAAGAGCTATTCGTCATGCGATTGAAGTAGCATGGAATCGCGGAAATGTTGATTCCATTTCGAAACTGTTCGGTTACACGGTGAACATGTCCAAAGCAAAGCCTACCAACAGTGAGTTTATTGCCATGGTAGCTGATCGCCTGCGCTTAGAGCATAAAGTTTCCTGA